One genomic region from Anopheles bellator chromosome 2, idAnoBellAS_SP24_06.2, whole genome shotgun sequence encodes:
- the LOC131212564 gene encoding mucin-19, producing the protein MKEMVGGCCVCSDDRGWSENPLVYCDGQSCAVAVHQACYGIVTVPSGPWYCRKCESQERSARVRCELCPSRDGALKRTDNQGWAHVVCALYIPEVRFGNVTTMEPIILQLIPQERYNKTCYICQEVGKGSRATAGACMQCNKSGCKQQFHVTCAQQLGLLCEEAGNYLDNVKYCGYCQHHYSKLKKGGNVKTIPPYKPISHEANSSDGPSSPEKEMEPPPPSQQYPGSGGSAVGTGNSTVGGSTGSSNSGTSSTSGLKSNSSRLSGEPPLGSSSTTSSSSSSSSSKQRKSSSASKGSSSSSASGPSTSSVLSSSGSAPGSGSGAGLSTSSAMLSSSSSSSGIGSVSGGTGTGSTGGMGGSSVGGSSGVSSSGGSSKSSSGTSGGTSGSGGGGSSSKDKDKYSKSRDKSSKSSKSSSSSSSSNINSNSSSGSSNSGTGSGVNFSNSTSGGPGSGSSAASGQSKDGDMSLAGPGSSSVSSSLPGGGYSSALLGGNSSGKHPTEKSDKSGGGTNQSAVGTLTSSFSGGGGSGSSRAASLSPAAIPTTLIIKPPQDHLGGSAKEVLSKEAMAKFSASNFTETIVVNSSDSVYNHSGGSSSLNQGLPTTTVIEGGKLSAIGSGSGTVGGSYGGSSSNSATAGSTGSGGGVGKKRKADTRSTPTSSAGSSEIDNNRDLIKDVAVSIVPLALNKHDHAELSSVIGHEKSVKKAKTETSSSSPLHSHHSATGSTTAAALAGSATEPNLQNVNPNLLQSSNIISTLSSSTSSSSSSSSATLVSSAAAKQHQLQTPHSPQLLQAQGTGSQPPPPGQPSLVVSVPLSTATVPGVNLPASNSSTNGAHNSHSSSSSSGSSSTTTSVVSSGHVTHSASHGGGANTPNIIVSPAQLATGTSSAGSSNLFQQISHRAGDQLMNVSTNRSSPVIQHQSATQHIIQSTSSSSSSATSSSVTITSHQQQQQQHHHHHHHHQLERQSPSMRPSSGGGSAAAASGGNVITAIHHHHHQQHHQTELLSVGSGAGGGSVLQSISPIPMSTIQSTSLPSPLIGGTESNSSSGGGLKISYEKQTTTNVRIAALQEEESVSGRRSRSHSRERSGGSGGSNGNPATTTAGGGKTRTSKKRSQQPKQQQQLAPDSRGSPSRGSTPPAPAFSDAYRQYGPGSDEQHQQPPPQYHSAGGGSNAPAGGGNTASNNGSVLSMAAGTGSATASVVVGNSQQNHHHNHQQQPHYLQQQQQQHHQQHSHHQHQQQQSLLSVGTVGDKMLPSSSGASIASLPFASTGGTNAAQSSQAVASSSTAAVVSTQSSSHISRSNTPSSGSAGPPSATDGRNVIEMGGGHPGMGPSVGYHGGGASGGIISSFPHPPSNHHQAAASGSGGLTGKSVSNANTNNSNVDQFTQQAPHLHQHHQQNHYQGTGVGQTVLASNTQASHGSNRNSANNSISNSSNNSSNNNLINTTTTTTKHRAAVAAAAAAVASTHQTIVELSSPSTSRTPDMSTSAAYSQMHFSSAYQPTQQQPSASSGGGGLKFSYEAQTTNPMMSSLALTTASSTVIATPASMVPQVKDSPPSSPDSEGGPIGSGPINSRGTKRNRKMAVMAPQPPVAAVAAIVPTPAIVGGGLQNEAKEGKLFQNGIGGGGAGGASNIVSATHMLGNQLNTSSSVAQKMSDQLTMELEAHTYVPVMDTDRPTLMGPQFPGKNRANNTQPPPPPPGGGGTSLSSMLTGGATATPNGNTPQSLEQLLERQWEQGSQFLMEQAQHFDIASLLSCLHQLRSENIRLEEHVNNLVARRDHLLAVNARLAIPLNPSAAMGGVGILGGSGGTGGGGGGGGGQVVGGTLSQGQFNNIHGNGPIEGITNSSSNSSTNRSARVAQHGGSHQAPSQAQQVTGHPSVAVAPQPLENGIDFRHTNSSSHPNVNSASIRRNSPSNQASGPGVSSRAPATLSVANVASNEPIPGPLRGARSTVGNSSLSSSTVNTPPSSIVNATGGHIAGNGTGSSSGPPGPGGAASGSSSSANSYAREQQQQQTIYNTAHQPTHQLRRDDIPLLLEHHQQEQHIHLLHPQAPQQQQPPAPPPPQHHYQNHHQQQAGLPQNHHSALVPHSQSGNSVPLHQLPHPSHPHVSSTGRAVPSAPASGQRQNATAPHQLPRTAPSANSHHHPHQQHLHQQQQQQVLHGNHLHHRGNTPPTSGASVSMAPHSTVGHHPPPIIDSSPAPGQRVATTPPSVVSFIDRFLQQQRSSDRRPSNSVSQHSGKYKDFSIDFILGPSELRGHGGIGSSQPGQLRATGGRSLLTQYRNHSPETASSSDSGDDDDEDEDYGNDGDDETDGDSRDET; encoded by the exons ATGAAGGAGATGGTCGGTGGATGTTGTGTCTGTTCAGACGATCGCGGCTGGTCGGAGAATCCGCTAGTGTACTGCGATGGTCAAAGCTGTGCGGTGGCCGTGCACCAGGCGTGCTACGGTATTGTGACGGTACCGAGTGGGCCTTGGTACTGCCGGAAGTGCGAAAGTCAGGAGCGGTCAGCGCGGGTACGCTGCGAGCTCTGCCCGTCCCGGGACGGTGCCCTCAAGCGAACGGACAATCAGGGATGGGCCCATGTCGTGTGCGCGCTCTACATTCCCGAGGTACGCTTCGGGAACGTGACGACGATGGAACCGATTATTCTGCAGCTGATACCTCAGGAGCGATACAATAAGA CCTGCTACATATGCCAGGAGGTGGGCAAAGGATCGCGGGCTACTGCGGGCGCGTGCATGCAGTGCAATAAATCGGGATGTAAACAACAGTTTCACGTCACCTGCGCCCAACAGCTGGGTCTGCTGTGCGAAGAAGCGGGCAACTATCTGGACAACGTCAAGTACTGTGGCTACTGTCAGCATCACTACAGCAAGCTG AAAAAGGGTGGCAACGTTAAAACCATCCCACCGTACAAACCCATTAGCCATGAGGCTAACTCGAGCGATGGCCCTTCGTcaccggaaaaggaaatggaacccccaccaccatcccAACAGTACCCGGGCAGTGGTGGCAGTGCGGTCGGCACGGGAAATTCGACCGTTGGCGGCAGTaccggaagcagcaacagcggcaccagcagcaccagcggatTGAAGTCAAACAGTAGTCGGCTCTCCGGTGAACCACCTCTGGGCAGTTCCTCGACGacctcttcctcctcgtcctcctcctcgtcgaaGCAGCGAAAATCTTCTAGCGCCTCGAAAGGCTCAAGCAGTTCTAGCGCTTCGGGCCCTTCCACATCCTCGGTGCTTTCGTCATCCGGAAGTGCACCGGGCAGTGGTAGTGGAGCGGGACTGTCCACTTCTTCTGCAATGCTGTCATCCTCTTCGTCCTCATCGGGCATCGGTAGTGTATCAGGTGGaacgggcaccggaagcaccggtgGAATGGGTGGCAGCAGTGTCGGCGGTTCCAGTGGCGTTAGCAGTAGCGGCGGCTCTAGCAAAAGTAGCTCGGGAACATCCGGTGGCACTAGTGGGAGTGGAGGCGGTGGTAGCAGTTCAAAGGACAAGGACAAGTACAGCAAAAGT CGCGATAAAAGCTCGAAATCGTCCAaatcctccagcagcagcagcagcagcaacatcaatagcaatagcagcagcggcagcagcaatagtggcaccggaagtggggtCAATTTCAGCAACAGTACAAGCGGCGGTCCTGGTAGTGGCAGTTCAGCAGCCAGCGGTCAATCAAAAGACGGCGATATGTCACTCGCTGGACCAGGATCTTCATCCGTTTCATCGTCCCTTCCGGGCGGTGGCTATTCCTCTGCGCTGCTGGGCGGCAACAGCTCTGGGAAGCATCCGACGGAGAAGTCGGACAAATCGGGCGGTGGCACTAATCAATCGGCGGTTGGCACCCTAACGTCATCGttctccggcggtggcggtagcggTTCATCACGGGCCGCTTCTCTTTCACCGGCGGCCATTCCGACCACGCTCATCATAAAACCTCCTCAGGACCATCTCGGAGGAAGTGCGAAGGAAGTGTTGTCGAAGGAGGCGATGGCCAAATTTTCGGCTTCCAACTTCACGGAAACGATCGTGGTCAACTCGTCCGACTCGGTGTACAACCACAGTGGTGGCTCGAGCTCATTGAACCAAGGgctaccgacgacgacggtgatcgaGGGAGGAAAGCTGAGCGCCATTGGGTCTGGTTCCGGCACCGTTGGTGGTTCGTATGGCGGAAGTTCCAGTAACTCTGCCACCGCCGGTTCCACtggcagtggtggtggagtAGGTAAGAAAAGGAAGGCCGACACCCGTTCCACTCCAACGTcttccgccggcagcagcgagaTCGATAATAACCG GGACCTGATTAAGGATGTGGCCGTTTCCATTGTGCCATTAGCATTGAACAAACACGATCATGCAGAGCTATCTTCAGTAATCGGACACGAGAAGAGCGTTAAAAAG gcgaaaaccgaaaccagtTCCAGCTCGCCGTTGCACTCGCACCATTCGGCGACGGGATCGACGACTGCAGCAGCATTAGCCGGCAGTGCCACCGAGCCGAATCTGCAAAATGTTAATCCGAATCTGTTGCAGTCATCGAACATCATCTCCACACTGTCCtcctcgacgtcgtcgtcgtcgtcgtcctcttcggcGACATTAGTTTCCTCCGCGGCTGCTAAGCAGCATCAG CTTCAAACACCACACTCACCTCAGCTGCTGCAGGCGCAGGGCACAGGGtcacagccgccgccacccggccaACCGAGCCTCGTGGTGTCCGTTCCTCTTTCAACAGCTACCGTACCTGGAGTTAATCTACCCGCTAGTAACAGTAGTACTAATGGCGCTCACAAtagccacagcagcagcagcagcagtggctcTAGTAGCACCACCACAAGTGTCGTGAGCAGTGGCCACGTTACTCATAGCGCGAgtcacggtggcggcgctaACACACCGAACATCATCGTATCGCCCGCACAGCTCGCCACCGGTACCAGCTCCGCCGGTAGCTCCAATCTGTTTCAGCAGATTTCGCACCGTGCCGGCGATCAGCTGATG AATGTCAGTACGAACCGGTCTAGTCCCGTCATACAGCACCAATCGGCCACGCAGCACATCATCCAgtcgacatcatcatcgtcatcctcggCTACGTCCTCGTCAGTAACGATCACttcccatcagcagcagcaacaacaacaccatcaccaccaccaccatcatcagctgGAACGTCAGTCGCCCTCGATGCGGCCTTCTTCAGGGGGCGGCAGTGCAGCAGCGGCCTCCGGAGGCAATGTCATCACCGCgatccatcaccaccaccaccagcagcaccatcagaCGGAGCTGTTATCGGTcggatccggtgccggcggaggATCGGTCCTGCAAAGCATCTCGCCCATACCGATGAGCACAATCCAGAGCACGTCACTTCCGTCGCCCTTAATCGGTGGTAccgagagcaacagcagcagcggtggtggtctgAAGATTAGCTACGAAAAGCAAACGACTACCAACGTGCGGATAGCGGCGCTGCAGGAAGAGGAATCGGTCTCGGGCCGGAGGTCGAG ATCCCACTCGCGAGAACGTAGTGGTGGTAGCGGTGGAAGCAATGGAAATCCGGCCACCACAACGGCGGGCGGTGGCAAAACTCGCACCTCTAAAAAGCGTTCACAGCAGccaaagcaacagcaacaactggCGCCAGATTCACGGGGATCACCGAGTCGCGGATCGACACCACCAGCGCCTGCGTTTTCGGATGCGTACCGACAGTACGGACCGGGTAGTGacgaacagcatcagcagccgccgccgcagtaTCACTCTGCAGGCGGCGGAAGCAACGCTCCGGCCGGAGGTGGAAATACGGCCAGCAACAATGGCAGCGTGTTGTCCATGGCCGCTGGTACCGGGTCCGCTACGGCTTCCGTTGTTGTGGGCAACTCCCAGCAGAACCATCATCACAATCATCAACAACAGCCACActacctgcagcagcagcagcaacagcatcatcagcagcattcccatcatcaacatcaacaacagcaatcgCTATTGTCGGTCGGAACTGTGGGAGATAAAATGCTTCCATCATCGAGTGGTGCTTCTATCGCGTCTCTTCCTTTTGCCTCGACCGGTGGCACCAACGCCGCACAGTCGTCTCAAGCGGTTGCTTCATCTTCCACCGCAGCGGTCGTATCCACTCAATCGTCTAGTCACATTTCCAGAAGTAATACTCCCAGCAGCGGCTCGGCTGGGCCGCCTTCGGCAACCGATGGACGCAATGTTATTGAAATGGGTGGCGGCCATCCCGGAATGGGTCCTTCTGTCGGCTACCATGGCGGTGGTGCTAGCGGTGGCATAATTTCAAGCTTTCCGCATCCACCATCGAACCATCATCAAGCCGCGGCGAGTGGCAGCGGCGGGCTTACTGGCAAATCTGTCAGTAATGCCAACACCAATAATAGCAATGTTGATCAATTTACTCAACAAGCACCACACCTtcatcaacaccaccagcagaacCATTATCAAGGAACCGGCGTTGGCCAAACGGTTCTGGCCAGCAATACACAGGCCAGCCACGGGAGCAACAGGAACAGTGCCAACAATAGTATTAGCAATAGTAGCAACAACAGTAGCAATAATAATCTtatcaacaccaccacaacaaccacc AAACAccgtgcggcggtggcggcggcagcggctgcggtGGCCTCAACGCACCAAACAATCGTTGAACTTTCGTCGCCATCTACTTCCAGAACGCCCGACATGTCAACAAGCGCAGCGTACTCACAGATGCACTTCTCGTCCGCCTACCAACCCACCCAACAACAGCCGTCGGCCagttccggcggtggtgggctcAAGTTTTCCTACGAAGCTCAAACAACGAACCCGATGATGTCCTCCCTGGCACTGACGACCGCTAGCAGCACGGTAATTGCCACTCCTGCGTCGATGGTACCCCAGGTGAAGGATTCACCGCCCAGTTCGCCGGACTCCGAAGGTGGACCGATCGGTAGTGGGCCGATTAACAGTAGGggcacgaaacggaaccgcaAGATGGCAGTGATGGCACCGCAACCGCCAGTGGCCGCAGTGGCAGCAATCGTACCCACACCGGCcatcgttggtggtggtttgcagaacgaagcgaaggaaggCAAACTGTTCCAGAAcggcatcggtggtggtggcgccggcgGCGCTAGTAACATCGTATCAGCCACGCACATGCTGGGAAACCAGCTGaacacgagcagcagcgtggcgCAGAAGATGTCCGATCAGCTAACGATGGAACTCGAGGCTCACACCTACGTTCCCGTTAtggacaccgaccgaccgacactgATGGGACCACAGTTTCCTGGCAAG AACCGTGCAAACAACAcgcaaccaccgccgccaccacccggaggTGGTGGCACTTCGTTGAGCTCGATGCTCACCGGGGGAGCAACCGCAACACCGAACGGCAACACACCGCAGAGCTTGGAACAGCTTCTCGAACGGCAATGGGAGCAAGGATCTCAGTTTCTTATGGAACAAGCGCAACACTTTGACA TTGCATCACTGCTGTCCTGTCTACATCAGCTACGGAGTGAAAATATTCGACTGGAGGAACACGTCAACAATCTAGTGGCCCGTCGGGATCATCTGTTGGCGGTGAACGCACGGTTAGCCATTCCGCTTAACCCTTCGGCTGCCATGGGTGGTGTCGGAATTTTAGGTGGCTCTGGtggaaccggcggcggtggtggtggtggcgggggtCAAGTAGTTGGCGGAACGTTATCTCAAG GACAATTCAACAACATCCACGGCAATGGGCCAATCGAAGGgatcaccaacagcagcagcaacagttcgACGAACCGATCGGCACGCGTTGCACAGCACGGTGGTTCGCATCAGGCACCGTCCCAGGCGCAGCAAGTGACCGGTCATCCCAGTGTTGCCGTGGCTCCTCAACCGCTCGAAAACGGTATCGATTTTCGGCACACAAACTCGTCATCCCACCCGAACGTCAATAGCGCTTCGATAAG GCGCAACTCCCCTTCAAATCAAGCCTCGGGCCCGGGAGTATCATCACGGGCACCGGCAACGCTGTCCGTCGCCAACGTTGCATCTAACGAACCGATTCCAGGACCACTGCGTGGTGCACGGTCCACCGTGGGCAACAGTAGCTTGTCGTCTTCCACCGTCAACACTCCACCAAGCAGCATCGTCAATGCCACCGGTGGACATATCGCTGGCAATGGAACCGGTAGCTCCTCCGGCCCACCCGGCCCAGGTGGTGCCGCTAGTGGGAGCTCCAGTTCCGCCAATTCGTACGCCcgagaacagcagcagcaacaaacgaTCTACAACACCGCCCACCAG CCTACACACCAATTACGCCGGGACGAT ATTCCGCTCTTGCTAgagcaccatcagcaggaACAACATATACATCTTCTGCATCCTCAGgctccacagcagcagcagccgcctgcgcctccaccgccgcAGCATCATTAtcaaaaccatcatcaacagcaagcGGGACTCCCGCAGAATCATCATTCCGCACTGGTACCGCACTCGCAGTCGGGCAACAGCGTACCGTTGCACCAGCTACCACATCCTTCCCATCCACACGTGTCCAGCACGGGCCGTGCGGTTCCTTCTGCGCCGGCCTCGGGCCAACGACAGAACGCAACAGCTCCGCACCAGCTaccacgcaccgcaccgagtgCCAattcccatcatcatccgcatcaACAAcacctccaccagcagcagcagcagcaggtccttCACGGGAACCATCTGCACCATCGCGGCAATACTCCGCCGACTTCCGGCGCAAGCGTCAGTATGGCACCGCATTCGACGGTGGGCCATCACCCGCCACCGATCATCGACAGttccccggcaccggggcAACGCGTGGCAACGACACCACCGTCG GTCGTAAGCTTCATCGATCGGTTCCTGCAACAGCAACGATCGAGCGATCGGCGACCATCGAACAGCGTGTCGCAGCACAGCGGAAAGTACAAAgatttttccatcgattttATACTGGGACCCTCCGAACTACGGGGACACGGTGGCATTGGCAGTAGCCAACCGGGTCAACTGCGGGCGACCGGTGGAAGATCGTTACTCACGCAATATCGAAACCACTCTCCCGAAACGGCCAGTAGTAGTGACTcaggcgatgatgacgatgaggacgaggaCTATGGCAATGATGGCGACGATGAAACCGATGGCGACAGTCGGGACGAGACTTAA
- the LOC131208619 gene encoding ELMO domain-containing protein 2 — translation MLSNPRMFFRVFSFFYFLSRPLLKWFLHRFTNLCELQRICYGCPPGATRTKKVQMSLELSKKLSIKKMLHELDDLMATDEDDESLRRHVQRRAVSCVLQAKKINPKVHVDFARSFGACTQKIWGYKRLYFTVERLRATQYDSEEPEHEVKLLALWKLLVGDEMELTGRISDQWQHIGFQGDDPMTDFRGMGILGLDNLLFLAQQYNGTARHLLSHSHHPTHGYFFAIVGINLTSMAYHLLKSGTARTHFYNHPYDHLTVDTFHQFYCYLFYEFDRYWVECKPKNIMDFHWIQRRFEENIVKLLTNDGCYLKMNLSVEDI, via the exons ATGCTGTCCAACCCGAGGATGTTCTTTCGAGTGTTTAGCTTCTTTTATTTCCTCTCCCGACCGCTGCTGAAATGGTTCCTGCACCGGTTCACGAACCTGTGCGAGCTGCAACGGATTTGCTACGGCTGCCCACCCGGTGCAACGCGCACGAAGAAAGTACAAATGTCGCTCGAGCTGTCGAAGAAACTGTCgatcaaaaagatgctccacGAGCTCGACGATCTGATGgccaccgacgaggacgacgagtcTTTAAGGCGCCACGTACAGCGGCGAGCAGTGAGCTGTGTGTTACAGGCGAAAAAGATTAACCCGAAAGTGCACGTCGATTTTGCGCGATCGTTCGGCGCGTGTACGCAAAAAATTTGGGGCTACAAGCGGCTGTACTTCACGGTGGAACGGTTACGGGCCACCCAGTACGACAGCGAAGAACCGGAGCATGAGGTGAAACTGCTGGCGCTCTGGAAGCTGCTGGTGGGGGACGAAATGGAGTTAACGGGACGCATTAGCGACCAGTGGCAACACATCGGATTTCAG GGTGACGATCCCATGACGGACTTCCGAGGGATGGGCATCCTGGGGCTGGATAATTTGCTGTTCCTGGCACAACAGTACAATGGTACCGCTCGGCACCTTCTGTCCCATTCGCACCATCCGACGCACGGGTACTTCTTTGCCATCGTGGGCATCAACTTGACCTCGATGGCGTACCATTTGCTTAAgtccggcacggcacgcaccCACTTCTACAACCATCCGTACGACCACCTGACGGTGGACACGTTCCACCAGTTCTACTGCTATCTGTTCTACGAGTTCGACCGGTACTGGGTCGAGTGCAAACCAAAGAATATTATGGATTTTCACTGGATCCAGCGGCGGTTCGAGGAGAACATCGTGAAGCTGTTGACCAACGACGGGTGCTACCTCAAGATGAACCTCTCGGTTGAGGACATTTGA
- the LOC131208620 gene encoding uncharacterized protein LOC131208620, with protein MDSHNGPKNTSVTADDIEILRYDNRYREQALEVLRKSFFLHEIVCIGAEVDRTPQAQTDLEQLCLDVADGGVSLIARHKPTDTIVGVSFNVLQTPSGPDDNYFEQFRDTKCTTDSSRSLMQYMITMDAKINLFERFNVKCLLEIMFLATLPACEGHGIGTRLVEQSVALAQRLRSGAELSADGGDRRPELVSALFTSRISQRVGEKNGFAVVNQVPHSEFVFRGKTFTERAGPEHPFSTLVVKHL; from the exons ATGGACTCACACAACGGTCCAAAGAACACTTCTGTGACCGCAGACGACATCGAAATCTTGCGCTACGACAATCGCTACCGCGAGCAGGCGCTGGAAGTGCTCAGGAAATCGTTTTTCCTGCACGAAATCGTGTGCATTGGCGCGGAAGTGGATCGGACACCGCAGGCCCAAACAGATCTCGAGCAGCTATGCCTGGACGTGGCCGACGGCGGGGTTTCGCTGATTGCAAGGCATAAACCGACCGATACTATCGTTGGCGTGTCCTTCAACGTATTGCAG ACTCCGAGTGGACCGGATGATAACTACTTTGAGCAGTTCCGTGATACCAAATGTACGACGGACAGCTCGCGCTCGCTGATGCAGTACATGATCACGATGGACgccaaaataaatttatttgagCGGTTCAACGTAAAGTGTTTACTGGAGATCATGTTTTTGGCCACGCTGCCGGCCTGCGAAGGCCACGGCATAGGAACGCGACTCGTCGAGCAGTCGGTTGCGTTGGCGCAGCGCTTGCGATCCGGGGCTGAGCTATCGGCCGATGGCGGCGACAGGAGACCCGAGCTGGTGTCGGCCCTGTTCACGTCGAGAATCTCGCAGCGGGTCGGCGAGAAGAACGGATTCGCGGTCGTAAATCAGGTGCCACATTCCGAGTTTGTGTTCCGTGGGAAAACGTTTACCGAACGGGCCGGGCCCGAGCACCCATTTTCGACGCTGGTCGTGAAGCACCTTTGA
- the LOC131210706 gene encoding pancreas transcription factor 1 subunit alpha: MFSMDSFDFEAVMSRHLFEGPSVHQQQQPPLHLQHPEDGDHHLHHANAHHHHQQQHQQNQHQQLIHHQQHQQPSLQLLHQANNVDSTTSNSSDFFLADDENTTDSESYCGFNSDQENNDSIKELYGNRTSKYRRPKCASQQAQQRQAANLRERRRMQSINEAFEGLRTHIPTLPYEKRLSKVDTLKLAISYISFLGEMLRKDKNGNEPGTNGVKRHPVKEPPKKFIVRGGSGQTHSLSWHRKGDRNANGRYFARIWRPEDPRNNHRNIAAGGPSTYASNGVC, from the exons atgttttcgatggaTTCGTTCGACTTTGAGGCGGTGATGAGCCGGCACCTATTCGAGGGCCCGTCGgtacaccagcagcaacagccgccgTTGCACTTGCAGCACCCGGAGGATGGTGATCACCATTTGCATCACGCAAATgcgcatcaccatcatcagcagcaacatcagcagaaccagcatcagcagctcatccatcatcaacagcatcagcagccgAGCCTTCAACTTCTGCATCAGGCCAACAACGTCGACTCGACCACTTCGAACAGCTCGGACTTCTTCctggccgacgacgagaacACCACCGACAGTGAATCGTACTGTGGCTTCAACAGCGACCAGGAGAACAATGATTCGATCAAAGA ACTCTACGGAAACCGAACGTCGAAGTACCGGCGGCCCAAGTGCGCCTCGCAGCAGGCCCAACAGCGCCAGGCGGCCAACCTGCGAGAGCGCCGTCGGATGCAGAGCATCAACGAGGCGTTCGAGGGCCTGCGGACCCACATTCCGACCCTGCCGTACGAGAAGCGGCTCAGCAAGGTGGACACGCTGAAGCTGGCCATCAGCTACATTTCGTTTTTGGGCGAGATGCTGCGCAAGGACAAGAACGGCAACGAGCCCGGTACGAACGGCGTCAAGCGCCATCCGGTGAAGGAACCACCGAAGAAGTTCATCGTTCGAG gcggcagcggccaaacACACTCCCTGTCCTGGCACCGGAAGGGCGACCGCAACGCCAACGGGCGCTACTTTGCACGCATTTGGCGCCCGGAAGATCCGCGCAACAACCACCGAAACATCGCTGCCGGAGGTCCTTCGACGTACGCGTCCAACGGTGTCTGTTGA
- the LOC131209642 gene encoding solute carrier family 35 member B1 homolog: protein MTDTQKFIIAAVGIFVCYFYFAVLQEKITRGRYGDELQDDGSKGERYTFMLALVGVQCVCNTLFAKALLMVRPQPVDTTPKVYYATSALTYVLAMLSSNMALQWVAYPMQVVAKSAKPIPVMLLGVLVGRKSYTLQKYLFVLLIVVGVVMFMFKDGKTNSGAVLEHEGLGQLLLVLSLSMDGLTGAIQERMRAHSSPSAQYMMLAMNGWSSLMVTFGLLVTGEGHRFVVFVMRHPQLFTYISMLALTGALGQLFIFMMVASFGALACSVVTTTRKFFTVLFSVLFFGNSLSGRQWVGAGFVFSGLFADMFYGKKAPTKAPPLAKSKSKSETDEMVR, encoded by the exons ATGACAGACACGCAGAAATTCATCATCGCCGCAGTCGGCATATTTGTGTGCTACTTTTACTTCGCTGTCCTCCAGGAGAAGATTACACGAGGTCGGTACGGAGATGAGTTGCAGGACGATGGCTCGAAGGGCGAACGGTACACCTTCATGTTGGCCCTTGTTGGTGTGCAGTGCGTGTGCAATACGTTGTTCGCCAAAG CATTGCTGATGGTGAGGCCACAGCCCGTTGATACTACACCGAAGGTGTATTACGCGACTAGCGCGTTGACGTATGTGTTGGCTATGTTGAGCTCAAACATGGCCCTACAATGGGTCGCTTACCCGATGCAGGTGGTCGCCAAGTCGGCCAAGCCGATACCGGTTATGTTGCTCGGAGTGCTGGTTGGGCGCAAGAGTTATACGCTGCAAAAGTACCTGTTTGTGCTCCTGATCGTCGTCGGAGTGgtgatgtttatgtttaaaGATGGAAAGACCAACAGTGGAGCAGTGCTGGAGCACGAGGGGCTCGGTCAACTACTGCTAGTTCTCAGCCTCTCCATGGACGGGCTAACGGGGGCCATCCAGGAGCGTATGCGAGCGCACAGCTCCCCCTCGGCCCAGTACATGATGCTTGCGATGAACGGGTGGAGCTCGCTGATGGTTACGTTCGGCTTGCTGGTCACAGGCGAAGGCCATCGGTTCGTCGTGTTCGTCATGCGCCACCCACAGCTGTTTACCTACATCTCGATGCTGGCACTGACCGGAGCACTCGGTCAACTGTTCATCTTCATGATGGTTGCATCGTTCGGTGCGCTTGCCTGCTCGGTGGTAACGACGACGCGCAAATTCTTCACCGTCCTGTTCTCGGTGCTGTTCTTCGGCAACTCGCTGTCCGGTCGCCAATGGGTCGGCGCCGGGTTCGTGTTTTCGGGACTCTTTGCCGACATGTTCTACGGCAAGAAAGCGCCCACCAAAGCGCCGCCACTTGCtaaaagtaaaagcaaaaGCGAAACGGATGAAATGGTTCGTTAA